The DNA region CGCATTGGCCGAGACGTGCCGTTCGTGTCGATCGGAGGATGGAAAGGCCATCCGTAACCGGATGAAACGGGCTTACGGCGCAATGTTTCCGGGACAGGGAGCGTGAGATGTGCATCCGAATGACCGTTCGGGCGCTCGGGTGTTTTGCCGCGTGGGCCGCACTGGCCTGTTGGATCGCAGTTCCCTGTCAGGCCCAACTCAAACCGGAGCTGGACCTGAAGATTCCTCCGTACACGCCGGCGAGCGCCGTGTCGGGATCGCTGGTCGTGGCCGGTTCCGAGACCATGCGCCCCTTCACGCAAGGTTGGGCCAACGAACTAGGAAGGCTCTACCCGGGCGTGACGATCAAGGTTGAGGGACTGGGTTCCGAGACCGGACCCGTGAAGCTCCTGGAACGGAAAGCCGAGATCGCCGCCATGTCGCGGCGGATGACGACCCAGGAGATCGCCGACTTCATGCAGGAGTTCGGGTACGAGCCGACGGAAGTCCCCGTCGGGGTCGACGCGCTCGCCGTTTTCGTCCATCGGGAGAATCCGATCGCCGGGATCACGCTGCAGGAGCTTGACGCAATCTTCTGCTTCGAAAGACGCCGCGGGATCAAGTACCCTATCGACTCGTGGGGCTTGCTCGGCCTCCACGAAGATTGGTTTGACGCGCCGATCCGTAGCTACGGCCGCGACGGACTGTCGGGGACCGCGGCATTTTTCAAAGAACAGGTATGTGACGGCGCCGAGCTGAAGCCCGGTATGATCAAGAGTCCCGGCTCGGCGTCCGTCGTGATGGACGTGAGCAAAGACCGGCTGGGGATCGGATTCAGCGGCATCGGGTATCGCACCTCCGGCGTGCGGCCTGTGCCCTTGGCCAACGCGAAGGGCGGCCGCTATGTGGAACCGACGTTCCAGACGGCCATCGACGGAACGTATCCGTTACGGCGGAACTTTTATCTGTACGTCAACAAGCCGCCGAAAGCGGCGCCCTCTCCTCTGGTCGCCGAATTCGTGAAGTTCGCGCTCAGCCGGCAAGGGCAGGAGCTCGTGATCAAGACGGGCTACTTTCCGCTGACCACGAGCGAGATCGCCCGCCTGCTCGCGTTCTGGTCCGTTCCCGTCAACGCCGCGTCCGCCGCGCGAACGCCGAGTCCACGAAACTGAACCCGGCTGGACACAGCTTGTCGAACACGCCATCATCGGAACGACCGTTCCCGGGAGTGGAGCAAAACAACGTGTCAGGGCGACGGTCTCGACGGTGCTGCATGCGGCCGAAAATCACGGTGTGGGTGAGCTTGTGCATCATCGCCGGCGCGGCGGGGTGCGGAACGCCGCAATTTCCCACCAAGGTGGTGTACGAGAGCGACCAGTCGTTCGTTCGGCTCGAAACCGATCAAACGGTCGCACAGGGGAATGAACACAGCCACCCGGTTTCGGTCTCCGCCGAGCAGATGGCCGCGGTCCTCGGCGGCGTCGTCGTGGAAGCACCCGTCTCCCGGATGCCCTTCTACGACGACCTGAGCCGACCGCGCCGGCATCCGGCGTTTACCGACACCGAGATCGAGTTTTTCGCCCCATTGTTGGCCGACGCGTTACAGATGGCGACGCCCGAGGAAGTGGTGACTTTTTATCAGACACGTCGGGTCTCGGCGATCCGGCGGGAGGTGACGTCCGGAGGGTTGTTTGTGAAGGGCGATCGACTCCATCTGTTCCTCAGCAATTATCGCTCGAAGACCCACTATCGAGCCGATATCGGAGTCGCCGATACGACGGATGACAGGCTCACGCCCATGAAACCGATCGCACCGCAGGAAGGCAAACTGGATTTCGAACCGCAACACTATCGGGTGCCGTCCGCTCCCGCAGGACTGGCCCGGCTCTTTCATTGGGACCGGCGCGAGCTCATCGTGCTCTTCCGCCAGCTTCCTCCGAGGCGCCTCTCGTCGGGGGCCGCTCCCCGTTCCGGGGACGTCTTGCCCCGGAAGTGATCGCAGTCGCCCGCTGAATCCGCCGACGGGCGTCAGAAATTCCACTGCAACTGGAACCTGAGCAGATTGCCGGTCTGGAGTTGATACGGGGTCTGCACGCAGGGGATGTTCGTGAAGAGCGGGTTGACGCAGGTGGAAGGAACGGCGCCGGCGTCCGCCGACGTGCGTTGCGTCCAGGTATACATGACGGTCAACTCGACGGCCCTGTTGAACTGATACTCCAGTCCGAGCTCGAGTTCACGGACCGAGTTGCGCGGCGAGTTCGGCTCGTGTTTCTTCCCGCCGAAGTATTCCTGGTAGCGCACGAACGGAAAAATGCTCAGGCAGTAGGTTTCGCACCGGTAGTTGTAAAAGAGCTGCAGGTAGCCGCCGCGCAAATCGCCCGTCACCACGTCGGTGCGGGCTTTGTTCAATTCGGGTCCCCGCCCGACGGTGTATTCGCCCTGAAGGCCGAACGGCTGCGGGTACAAGACGAAGTGCCACGCGACTCGTTCATCCACGTAGTTGCCGTTGTTGGTGACGCGAGGCGAAGCCGGGGTCCCCGCCGTCAGCGACGGGTTGAGCGGCACGACCGGCGCCGTGTCCACGACGAACTGTCCGGTGTAGGCGTCCATGCCCACCTCGAAGATCTGACCGTTGGGGAATTCGTGCGGATACATGAAGTGAAACACGACGTGCTTGTTGTCGTTTCGTTCGGATTTGTTGGCGGTCTGCCCGTTGTACACCCCGATGCCCAGCATCCCGTAATCGCCGGACCCTTTCAACCCGCTGTCGACCAGCCGGCGAAAGCGCTCGCGGACGGAGGTCGGCGCGTAGTAGAGGAACAAGCCGAGATCGCGTTCGTTGAACGCGGCGCTGTTGATCGCGTCGTTGCGGTCGAACGCCAGACGGTTCTGGCTGGACTGCATGTTCTCGAACCCGAACGGCACCTTGGACTGGCCGGCCCTGATGCGCCACTCCTTGTTCTCCGTGAGAAAGAGATCCGCGTACCAATCCCGCAATTGCCCGACGTTGTTCGACCCGTCCACGGACGATGCGAAATCCGGCTGAATGTACACGAACACGCGGTCGTGCGGTTGCCCGCTGATGATCACGCGGCCGCGTCTCAGGAAGAACGTGTTGGATTTTCCGATCGACTTATCGCCCTGCTCGTTGATAAGCAACTCGTTGTTGAGGGTATGGTTGTAGCGTAATTGGCTGTATCCGCGGATGCTGATTCTTTCATACCACTTCTCGCGGACCGGCGCGTCGCCGACGCCCCGACTCTCTTCCAAAGCTTTGGCCTCCCGCTTCTCTTCCTCCGCCTTCAACTGCACCCATTCATCGATCGTAATCTGTTTTTTTTCGAGCAGGAGATCCTCGAGTTGCCCCGCCAGAACCCGGTCGCCGACCCACGCCGTTCCCAAACAGGCCACGCAGAACAGCGCCAGCCCGCACGATACCCCCCCTCTCATTCACCCTCTCCCTGTCGCGCGTCGATCGGGTGGGAAAGTAAAGAAGGAGGGTTACGCGAACGTTACGGCCACATCGGTGCTCGGTTAATTCGCTCGGTGGAAGAGAAAACCATGCGACCTATTTAGCACGGCCCCGGGAGGACTTCGAGCCGTGTGGCGGCGCAACAACGGCAAGGCGCGTGGCGCGCCTTAGCGCTCATGAAACCGGTCGAGCAGGATGTCGACGATCCGCCGGGAAGCCCGGCCGTCCCACAAGGGCGGGGGACAGGCGTTCGAAAGGGGCGATCGCAATATTCGCTCGGCTTCTTTCACGATGGCGTCGGGAGAGACGCCCACCAGACGGTTGGTTCCGTGGGACACGGTCACCGGCCGTTCGGTGTTGTGCCGCAACGTCATACAGGGAACTCCCAGCGCGGTGGTTTCCTCCTGAATACCGCCTGAGTCCGTAAGCACGAACCGCGCCGAAGCCAGTAACGCCATGAAGTCGAGGTATCCCAACGGAGGAACGCAGAAGAGCCCCCGCTCCGGCGCCTGTTCGTCTTGTGATCGGAAAAACAGGCTGCGTTCGCCCGCGGTCTCGAGATGCCGGCGGGTGCGGGGGTGTACCGGAAAGACGATGGGTATCAGATCGGCGATGTCGCCGACTGCGGACAGCAGCCCTTTCAGCGTGTCAGGATCGTCCACGTTCGCAGGCCGGTGCAGCGTGAGTATCCCGTACCGGCCTTTGGGCAGACCGAGGCGATCGTGGATCGTCGAGCGAATCCACCGACGATGGGACAGCATCAGGGAATCGATCATCACGTTTCCGACGAAAAAGATTTTGTGAGGAGGCACACCTTCCGCCATCAGGTTCCTCACCCCGCTGTCCTCGCTGGCGAACAGAATGTCCGAGACGGCGTCGGTGACCACTCTGTTGATTTCTTCCGGCATGGAGCGATCGAAGCTTCGCAGGCCCGCCTCGACGTGCGCCACAGAGAGTTGAAGTTTGGCGGCGGCCAGCGCGCCGGCCATTGTCGAATTGACGTCGCCTACGACGACAACCACCTGCGGTCGTTCCCTTTCCAAAATCGGTTCCAGACGCTTCATGACTTCGGCGGTCTGGTACGCATGGGATCCCGCTCCGACTCCGAGCTGAAAGTCCGGATTGGGAATCTCCAGATCCTCGAAAAACTGTCCGGCCATGTCGGCGTCGTAGTGCTGGCCGGTGTGAACCAGAATCGGCGTGATCTGCGGATGTCTGCGCATCTCTCTGATCAGAGGCGCGATTTTTATGAAGTTCGGGCGGGCGCCGACCACGTTGAGGATCTTCATGACGTCATCCCGCGGCGGTGCCGGAAGGAACGTGCCCGATGACAGCGCCGGTATGCGGTATGAGCCCTTCGCGCAAGCGCGCGACAGCCGGCGATGACCGGGAGCGTCATCGCGCGCTCCGGAAGAGCCGGTGCAGGAGATGAAGGACGCGCCCCGGCCCGGCCCCGTTCGTCCGGTAAGCGGCGCGCCGGCCGGTTGCGCGATCGCCGGACAATTGGGCGAGACGATGTTCGACGTCGCGGAACGCCGGATCGCATCGGGCGATGTGACGGTAGGAGTCCAGCGCGAGTCGGCGCCGCCCGAGAGACTCGAAGGTGCGGCCCAAGAGATAACGGATGCTGAGGACCTCTTGCCCGGAGCCGGTCGCGCGGTCCAGCGCCTTGCCCAGCGCCTCCGCGGCGTCTTCGAGGCGGCCGGCCGCCCTCAGGCAGAGGCCGGCCTGCGCGTACGCGCGAAACGCGTGGTCCGGAGTCTCGGCCGCCTGCAGAAACGACGCGACGGCTTCCTCGAAGCGCCCGGCCTTCTTCAGGGTCAGACCTCGGTCATAGAGCGTGCCGGCGGTCTGGATGTGCCCGCCCGTCTGGCGCCGATCCTGAATCGGCGGGGAGCCGGGCTCGGCCGTCGAAAAACCGTGACCAGGCGCCGGTCCCTTCGAGCGATCCGAATCCTTCTGATCCCACTCCTTGGCGAGGGTTATCAGGTCTTCCCGGTCGCGCAGCGGCAGGATGCCGCCCCTGCGGCGAGCGAGCGCCGCCTGAGCCACGAGCGTTGCGGTAATCCGCGGCGTCTGTTCGGCGAAGCCGTACGCCAGCGCCGTATCGCACACCTGATTGATCAACCGCGGGACGCCGCCGCTCACCCGATGAGCGAGAACGCAGGCTCCGTCGCTGAAGAGAGTCGGCCGGCCGCCGGCCACGCCCAGCCGGTGGCGGATACAACCGGGCGTTTCGTCCTCGGACAGCGGATCCAGGTGGCAGTCGACCGCGACGCGCTGCGCGAATTGCGTCATGTCGGCCCGTTGCAGCAGAGCGCGGAGCGGCGGTTGGCCGGACAGGATGACCTGCAAGCATCGCCCCCGGCCGTCGTTCACGTTCGAGAGCAGGCGCAGCTCCTCGACCATCGTCGGCGTGAGATTCTGCGCTTCGTCCACGACCAATAAGACCCGCCGCCGGCGGGCGTGCTCACGCGCCAGGAAGGCCGAGAACTCGGAGAACAACCCGACGGAGCTGTTTTCGGCGTGGCTGAGACCGAACGCCGCCACGATCCAGGGCAACAAACTGCCGAGCGTGTCCTGAACGTTGGTCAACATGCCGATGGCGAAGATATCCGAATATTGGTCCAGCAGGGAGTGGAGCAACGTCGTCTTGCCGGTCCCCGGTCCGCCGGTGATGATCACGAACCCGGCCTGGTTGAGCAGGCCATACTCCAACAGGTTCAGCGCCATCCGGTGACCGTCTCCCAAGTACAAGAATTCGGGATCGGGCGATAGAGAAAACGGCTTGGCGCGAAACCCGTAGAAGGATTCGTACATGATTATCCTTTGTCCGCCGGGCGGGCTTCGTCGTCTTCCGAGAGCAGCGCGGCGAGCCGGTGAAGGCTCCGGTCCCGCCGGCCTTCCTTGTTCAGCACCGTGCCCAAGATCGGCGCGGCGCCGCCGACCAGCAGCAAGGCGTGTTCGACGTCTTCCGCCGTGGTGCGGCCCTCTTCGACGACGAGCAGCAAGGCGTCGGTGTAGGGTGAAAACGCCAACACGTCGGCCCTTCGCAGCAACGGCGGGAGATCGAACACGATGATCCGCGACGGATACCGGTGTTTGAGTTCTTCGACCAACGCCGCCATTTTGGGCGAAGCGAGCGCTTCGGCGGAGTGCGGAAGCGGTCGCCCTCCGGGCAGCAGCACGAACCGGCCGATCCCCGGATGAATCAGCAGATCTTCGACCGGCACGTCGTCGAGCAGATAGTCGGCCAATCCGGCGCAGTCGTCGAGGCCGAACAGCTCGTGGACGCGCGGCCGCCGCAGATCGGCGTCCACCAGGAGCACGGTCTGTGTCGCCTCCATCGCCATGGAAATCGCCAGATTGACGGACGTCAGCGTCTTGCCCTCCCCGGAACCGGGACTGGTCACCCCCACCGTGTTCCATCCGTTCTCCCGCAACCGGTGGAGGACCTGCGTGCGAAGCACCTTGTAGCCGTCCACGAACGGACCGCGGTCGAACCCGGCCAGGACGCGACGCTCGCGAAGCGTTTCCCGCGGGATGTCGACCGTCCTGGTGCAGGTATAGACGATGGACGGCGGAACAGGTTTCGTGTCGCGGATCCGCCCGCCCCCGTCCGGCGGGCGAGGGCGCCGCTGCTGCTGTTTGAACCGCTCGAGCGCTCGCTGCAGGCCTTCCATCAATCAGTTCCTCCCGGCCAAGATCAGTTAAAGCCCCAGCTTCCTGAGCGCCGTGAACCAGACCACGTCCAAGGGGAGCCACAAGAAATGTCCCAACAGCGCCAGCGCGACGACCACACCCATCCCCGCCCACCGGAGGGCGCTTCTCCGCTTCGCGACGCGCGCCAGCTCCTCGTCGGTGGGCAGGTAGGGGATGACGGCGAGCGGAAACGCCTTGACGAGCCGGTTGAGCTGCGCGGGAGTGCGGATCGAGCGGTCGAGCCGTTCGGCGGCGGAACCGGCTGCGGCTCCGCCGACCGCCGCCAGCACCAACCCGAGGAAGAGCAACATCGGCCGGTTCGGGCGTTCCGGTCTCTCAGGCAAGTCGGGCGGATCGATCAGGGAAAAGCGCTCCCCTTTGCGCTGGATCTCCAGGCCCTCCGACACCTGCGCTTCCATGAGCCTGGACCGGATTTCCTGATACTTGTGCGCCGAGCCGTCGCGATCCCTCATGAGGTCGAGATAGGCGGGCTCGATCTGCGGGGTGTTTTCCAGACGCGCGGCGTAAGCGTCCCTGCGCCGTTTCAATTCCGCCCGCGTGTTCTTGAGAGCCTTGAGCGAGGCCGTCGTCGAAGACAGTTGCGCCTGCAGGTTGATGTAGGCCGGATTTTCCGGCTTGACGGGCGGCGCGGGCGCCGGGTGCTCGCCGGCCCGCCGCAACTCCTGTTCCAAGGAGGCGACGACGCTTCGGGCCCGCACCACATCGGGATGGTCGTCCCCGTACCGTTCGCGGAGGCCGGCCAGCCTGGCCCGTTCTCCTTCCAGCCATTTCGTCACTTCCTCGATCCCGGCCGGCGAGCCGGTCTCTTTCTCCAAGGCCTCGATCTCCTGCCGCATCCTGATGATGT from Nitrospirota bacterium includes:
- a CDS encoding PstS family phosphate ABC transporter substrate-binding protein; translated protein: MCIRMTVRALGCFAAWAALACWIAVPCQAQLKPELDLKIPPYTPASAVSGSLVVAGSETMRPFTQGWANELGRLYPGVTIKVEGLGSETGPVKLLERKAEIAAMSRRMTTQEIADFMQEFGYEPTEVPVGVDALAVFVHRENPIAGITLQELDAIFCFERRRGIKYPIDSWGLLGLHEDWFDAPIRSYGRDGLSGTAAFFKEQVCDGAELKPGMIKSPGSASVVMDVSKDRLGIGFSGIGYRTSGVRPVPLANAKGGRYVEPTFQTAIDGTYPLRRNFYLYVNKPPKAAPSPLVAEFVKFALSRQGQELVIKTGYFPLTTSEIARLLAFWSVPVNAASAARTPSPRN
- a CDS encoding porin codes for the protein MRGGVSCGLALFCVACLGTAWVGDRVLAGQLEDLLLEKKQITIDEWVQLKAEEEKREAKALEESRGVGDAPVREKWYERISIRGYSQLRYNHTLNNELLINEQGDKSIGKSNTFFLRRGRVIISGQPHDRVFVYIQPDFASSVDGSNNVGQLRDWYADLFLTENKEWRIRAGQSKVPFGFENMQSSQNRLAFDRNDAINSAAFNERDLGLFLYYAPTSVRERFRRLVDSGLKGSGDYGMLGIGVYNGQTANKSERNDNKHVVFHFMYPHEFPNGQIFEVGMDAYTGQFVVDTAPVVPLNPSLTAGTPASPRVTNNGNYVDERVAWHFVLYPQPFGLQGEYTVGRGPELNKARTDVVTGDLRGGYLQLFYNYRCETYCLSIFPFVRYQEYFGGKKHEPNSPRNSVRELELGLEYQFNRAVELTVMYTWTQRTSADAGAVPSTCVNPLFTNIPCVQTPYQLQTGNLLRFQLQWNF
- the wecB gene encoding UDP-N-acetylglucosamine 2-epimerase (non-hydrolyzing), translated to MKILNVVGARPNFIKIAPLIREMRRHPQITPILVHTGQHYDADMAGQFFEDLEIPNPDFQLGVGAGSHAYQTAEVMKRLEPILERERPQVVVVVGDVNSTMAGALAAAKLQLSVAHVEAGLRSFDRSMPEEINRVVTDAVSDILFASEDSGVRNLMAEGVPPHKIFFVGNVMIDSLMLSHRRWIRSTIHDRLGLPKGRYGILTLHRPANVDDPDTLKGLLSAVGDIADLIPIVFPVHPRTRRHLETAGERSLFFRSQDEQAPERGLFCVPPLGYLDFMALLASARFVLTDSGGIQEETTALGVPCMTLRHNTERPVTVSHGTNRLVGVSPDAIVKEAERILRSPLSNACPPPLWDGRASRRIVDILLDRFHER
- a CDS encoding AAA family ATPase, whose amino-acid sequence is MYESFYGFRAKPFSLSPDPEFLYLGDGHRMALNLLEYGLLNQAGFVIITGGPGTGKTTLLHSLLDQYSDIFAIGMLTNVQDTLGSLLPWIVAAFGLSHAENSSVGLFSEFSAFLAREHARRRRVLLVVDEAQNLTPTMVEELRLLSNVNDGRGRCLQVILSGQPPLRALLQRADMTQFAQRVAVDCHLDPLSEDETPGCIRHRLGVAGGRPTLFSDGACVLAHRVSGGVPRLINQVCDTALAYGFAEQTPRITATLVAQAALARRRGGILPLRDREDLITLAKEWDQKDSDRSKGPAPGHGFSTAEPGSPPIQDRRQTGGHIQTAGTLYDRGLTLKKAGRFEEAVASFLQAAETPDHAFRAYAQAGLCLRAAGRLEDAAEALGKALDRATGSGQEVLSIRYLLGRTFESLGRRRLALDSYRHIARCDPAFRDVEHRLAQLSGDRATGRRAAYRTNGAGPGRVLHLLHRLFRSAR
- a CDS encoding CpsD/CapB family tyrosine-protein kinase; amino-acid sequence: MEGLQRALERFKQQQRRPRPPDGGGRIRDTKPVPPSIVYTCTRTVDIPRETLRERRVLAGFDRGPFVDGYKVLRTQVLHRLRENGWNTVGVTSPGSGEGKTLTSVNLAISMAMEATQTVLLVDADLRRPRVHELFGLDDCAGLADYLLDDVPVEDLLIHPGIGRFVLLPGGRPLPHSAEALASPKMAALVEELKHRYPSRIIVFDLPPLLRRADVLAFSPYTDALLLVVEEGRTTAEDVEHALLLVGGAAPILGTVLNKEGRRDRSLHRLAALLSEDDEARPADKG
- a CDS encoding lipopolysaccharide biosynthesis protein translates to MARRRRAPILLTAAAIFGIATATAFLLPAVYRSTATILIEEQEIPPDLVRSAITSYADQRIETIKQQVMSRSTLWRIIEQYGLYEGLRKRHPTEEVLDRFVKDIRIDVINAKVIDKRSQTPTQATIAFTLAYDGETPELAQKVANELTSLFLGENLKTRARHAQETTAFLRQEAENLSRHIEEVESRIAELKQKADGALPELIQLNMQLMSQADRELVDVDREIRSLEERKTYLEGELATIKPNTPIISAAGERILDAGERLKALRAQIASSAAYLSPEHPDIIRMRQEIEALEKETGSPAGIEEVTKWLEGERARLAGLRERYGDDHPDVVRARSVVASLEQELRRAGEHPAPAPPVKPENPAYINLQAQLSSTTASLKALKNTRAELKRRRDAYAARLENTPQIEPAYLDLMRDRDGSAHKYQEIRSRLMEAQVSEGLEIQRKGERFSLIDPPDLPERPERPNRPMLLFLGLVLAAVGGAAAGSAAERLDRSIRTPAQLNRLVKAFPLAVIPYLPTDEELARVAKRRSALRWAGMGVVVALALLGHFLWLPLDVVWFTALRKLGL